In the genome of Dunckerocampus dactyliophorus isolate RoL2022-P2 chromosome 6, RoL_Ddac_1.1, whole genome shotgun sequence, one region contains:
- the rbm47 gene encoding RNA-binding protein 47 isoform X9, whose protein sequence is MTAEDSASSSAMSNNTAPSKASKSAGASHHSLLAQIPIPEGVAGTPNEAALVALMERTGYSMVQENGQRKYGPPPGWNGPSPQRGCEIFVGKIPRDVYENELVPVFESVGRIYEMRLMMDFDGKNRGYAFVMYTEKHEAKRAVRELNNYEIRPGRLLGVCSSVDNCRLFIGGIPKTKKREEILEEVSKVTEGVLDVIVYASAADKMKNRGFAFVEYESHRAAAMARRKLMPGRIQLWGHQIAVDWAEPEIDVDEDVMETVKILYVRNLMMETSEETIKQVFSQWNPGCVERVKKIRDYAFVHFTFRDDAVLAMDQLNGTEVEGSCIEVTLAKPVDKEQYSRQKASKGVSAAPEATQQNYVYQCDPYTLAYYGYPYNTLIGPNRDYFVKGSSMIQNNVALPTLAGQYPVFSAAPAAKLMEDGKVHTMEHLINPLAMQHPEHTTASTAAAAAAAATVLPVSTPPPFQGRPITPIYAMAHNMPRIPAAAAAGGLYGAGYVPITNYAANTAALAALQKNAAVAAAAYGGYAGYTVPQAFPTAAFQMPIHDIYQY, encoded by the exons ATGACAGCCgaagactctgcttcctcttcaGCCATGAGCAACAATACCGCCCCCTCCAAAGCCTCCAAATCCGCCGGTGCTTCCCACCACTCTCTTCTTGCACAGATCCCCATTCCCGAGGGTGTAGCAGGGACCCCCAATGAGGCTGCACTGGTGGCCTTGATGGAGCGCACTGGTTACAGTATGGTCCAGGAAAATGGGCAACGTAAATATGGACCCCCACCTGGTTGGAATGGCCCATCTCCACAGAGGGGATGTGAGATTTTTGTGGGCAAGATACCAAGAGATGTTTATGAGAATGAGCTTGTCCCAGTGTTCGAGTCTGTGGGACGCATCTACGAGATGCGCCTGATGATGGACTTTGACGGGAAGAACCGAGGCTATGCATTTGTGATGTATACTGAGAAACACGAGGCCAAACGGGCTGTGCGAGAGCTCAACAACTACGAGATACGGCCCGGGCGGCTCCTGGGCGTCTGCTCCTCTGTGGACAACTGCCGTCTTTTCATTGGCGGTATCCCCAAGACCAAAAAGCGTGAGGAGATCCTGGAGGAGGTCTCCAAGGTGACGGAAGGCGTGCTAGATGTGATTGTTTATGCCAGCGCCGCAGACAAGATGAAGAATCGTGGCTTTGCCTTTGTAGAGTATGAGTCGCACCGTGCTGCCGCCATGGCCCGTAGGAAACTGATGCCCGGGCGCATTCAGCTATGGGGCCATCAGATTGCCGTGGACtgggcggagccagaaattgaTGTGGATGAAGATGTTATGGAGACAGTGAAGATCCTTTATGTCAGGAATCTTATGATGGAGACCAGCGAGGAAACGATCAAACAG GTGTTTAGCCAATGGAACCCAGGTTGCGTAGAACGAGTGAAGAAAATCCGTGACTACGCCTTTGTTCACTTCACCTTCCGGGACGACGCGGTGCTAGCCATGGACCAACTCAACGGAACAGAGGTTGAGGGTTCCTGCATTGAGGTCACACTCGCCAAGCCGGTCGACAAAGAGCAATACTCTCGCCAGAAGGCATCAAAGGGGGTTTCTGCTGCTCCAGAAGCCACACAGCAGAACTACGTCTACCAGTGTGACCCTTACACGTTGGCCTACTACGGTTATCCCTACAACACCCTCATTGGACCGAACAGGGACTACTTTGTTAAAG GCTCGTCAATGATACAGAACAATG TGGCACTGCCAACTCTAGCCGGGCAGTACCCGGTGTTCAGTGCGGCGCCTGCTGCCAAGCTGATGGAGGACGGCAAGGTGCACACAATGGAGCACCTTATTAACCCTCTGGCCATGCAGCACCCTGAACACACCACGGCTTCTACtgctgctgccgccgccgccgccgccactgTGCTGCCGGTCTCTACGCCTCCACCTTTTCAG GGTCGTCCCATCACTCCCATCTACGCCATGGCCCACAACATGCCTCgcatcccagcagcagcagcagccggcGGCCTGTACGGTGCGGGATACGTCCCCATCACAAACTACGCGGCCAACACAGCAGCTCTGGCCGCTCTGCAGAAGAATGCGGCGGTGGCAGCCGCGGCGTACGGAGGCTACGCTGGCTACACCGTGCCACAGGCTTTCCCCACTGCAGCCTTCCAGATGCCCATCCACGACATCTACCAGTACTGA
- the rbm47 gene encoding RNA-binding protein 47 isoform X10: protein MTAEDSASSSAMSNNTAPSKASKSAGASHHSLLAQIPIPEGVAGTPNEAALVALMERTGYSMVQENGQRKYGPPPGWNGPSPQRGCEIFVGKIPRDVYENELVPVFESVGRIYEMRLMMDFDGKNRGYAFVMYTEKHEAKRAVRELNNYEIRPGRLLGVCSSVDNCRLFIGGIPKTKKREEILEEVSKVTEGVLDVIVYASAADKMKNRGFAFVEYESHRAAAMARRKLMPGRIQLWGHQIAVDWAEPEIDVDEDVMETVKILYVRNLMMETSEETIKQVFSQWNPGCVERVKKIRDYAFVHFTFRDDAVLAMDQLNGTEVEGSCIEVTLAKPVDKEQYSRQKASKGVSAAPEATQQNYVYQCDPYTLAYYGYPYNTLIGPNRDYFVKVALPTLAGQYPVFSAAPAAKLMEDGKVHTMEHLINPLAMQHPEHTTASTAAAAAAAATVLPVSTPPPFQGRPITPIYAMAHNMPRIPAAAAAGGLYGAGYVPITNYAANTAALAALQKNAAVAAAAYGGYAGYTVPQAFPTAAFQMPIHDIYQY from the exons ATGACAGCCgaagactctgcttcctcttcaGCCATGAGCAACAATACCGCCCCCTCCAAAGCCTCCAAATCCGCCGGTGCTTCCCACCACTCTCTTCTTGCACAGATCCCCATTCCCGAGGGTGTAGCAGGGACCCCCAATGAGGCTGCACTGGTGGCCTTGATGGAGCGCACTGGTTACAGTATGGTCCAGGAAAATGGGCAACGTAAATATGGACCCCCACCTGGTTGGAATGGCCCATCTCCACAGAGGGGATGTGAGATTTTTGTGGGCAAGATACCAAGAGATGTTTATGAGAATGAGCTTGTCCCAGTGTTCGAGTCTGTGGGACGCATCTACGAGATGCGCCTGATGATGGACTTTGACGGGAAGAACCGAGGCTATGCATTTGTGATGTATACTGAGAAACACGAGGCCAAACGGGCTGTGCGAGAGCTCAACAACTACGAGATACGGCCCGGGCGGCTCCTGGGCGTCTGCTCCTCTGTGGACAACTGCCGTCTTTTCATTGGCGGTATCCCCAAGACCAAAAAGCGTGAGGAGATCCTGGAGGAGGTCTCCAAGGTGACGGAAGGCGTGCTAGATGTGATTGTTTATGCCAGCGCCGCAGACAAGATGAAGAATCGTGGCTTTGCCTTTGTAGAGTATGAGTCGCACCGTGCTGCCGCCATGGCCCGTAGGAAACTGATGCCCGGGCGCATTCAGCTATGGGGCCATCAGATTGCCGTGGACtgggcggagccagaaattgaTGTGGATGAAGATGTTATGGAGACAGTGAAGATCCTTTATGTCAGGAATCTTATGATGGAGACCAGCGAGGAAACGATCAAACAG GTGTTTAGCCAATGGAACCCAGGTTGCGTAGAACGAGTGAAGAAAATCCGTGACTACGCCTTTGTTCACTTCACCTTCCGGGACGACGCGGTGCTAGCCATGGACCAACTCAACGGAACAGAGGTTGAGGGTTCCTGCATTGAGGTCACACTCGCCAAGCCGGTCGACAAAGAGCAATACTCTCGCCAGAAGGCATCAAAGGGGGTTTCTGCTGCTCCAGAAGCCACACAGCAGAACTACGTCTACCAGTGTGACCCTTACACGTTGGCCTACTACGGTTATCCCTACAACACCCTCATTGGACCGAACAGGGACTACTTTGTTAAAG TGGCACTGCCAACTCTAGCCGGGCAGTACCCGGTGTTCAGTGCGGCGCCTGCTGCCAAGCTGATGGAGGACGGCAAGGTGCACACAATGGAGCACCTTATTAACCCTCTGGCCATGCAGCACCCTGAACACACCACGGCTTCTACtgctgctgccgccgccgccgccgccactgTGCTGCCGGTCTCTACGCCTCCACCTTTTCAG GGTCGTCCCATCACTCCCATCTACGCCATGGCCCACAACATGCCTCgcatcccagcagcagcagcagccggcGGCCTGTACGGTGCGGGATACGTCCCCATCACAAACTACGCGGCCAACACAGCAGCTCTGGCCGCTCTGCAGAAGAATGCGGCGGTGGCAGCCGCGGCGTACGGAGGCTACGCTGGCTACACCGTGCCACAGGCTTTCCCCACTGCAGCCTTCCAGATGCCCATCCACGACATCTACCAGTACTGA
- the rbm47 gene encoding RNA-binding protein 47 isoform X7: MTAEDSASSSAMSNNTAPSKASKSAGASHHSLLAQIPIPEGVAGTPNEAALVALMERTGYSMVQENGQRKYGPPPGWNGPSPQRGCEIFVGKIPRDVYENELVPVFESVGRIYEMRLMMDFDGKNRGYAFVMYTEKHEAKRAVRELNNYEIRPGRLLGVCSSVDNCRLFIGGIPKTKKREEILEEVSKVTEGVLDVIVYASAADKMKNRGFAFVEYESHRAAAMARRKLMPGRIQLWGHQIAVDWAEPEIDVDEDVMETVKILYVRNLMMETSEETIKQVFSQWNPGCVERVKKIRDYAFVHFTFRDDAVLAMDQLNGTEVEGSCIEVTLAKPVDKEQYSRQKASKGVSAAPEATQQNYVYQCDPYTLAYYGYPYNTLIGPNRDYFVKAGTVRGRGRAATGNRTPGPRGSYLGGYSAGRGIYSRYHEVALPTLAGQYPVFSAAPAAKLMEDGKVHTMEHLINPLAMQHPEHTTASTAAAAAAAATVLPVSTPPPFQGRPITPIYAMAHNMPRIPAAAAAGGLYGAGYVPITNYAANTAALAALQKNAAVAAAAYGGYAGYTVPQAFPTAAFQMPIHDIYQY; this comes from the exons ATGACAGCCgaagactctgcttcctcttcaGCCATGAGCAACAATACCGCCCCCTCCAAAGCCTCCAAATCCGCCGGTGCTTCCCACCACTCTCTTCTTGCACAGATCCCCATTCCCGAGGGTGTAGCAGGGACCCCCAATGAGGCTGCACTGGTGGCCTTGATGGAGCGCACTGGTTACAGTATGGTCCAGGAAAATGGGCAACGTAAATATGGACCCCCACCTGGTTGGAATGGCCCATCTCCACAGAGGGGATGTGAGATTTTTGTGGGCAAGATACCAAGAGATGTTTATGAGAATGAGCTTGTCCCAGTGTTCGAGTCTGTGGGACGCATCTACGAGATGCGCCTGATGATGGACTTTGACGGGAAGAACCGAGGCTATGCATTTGTGATGTATACTGAGAAACACGAGGCCAAACGGGCTGTGCGAGAGCTCAACAACTACGAGATACGGCCCGGGCGGCTCCTGGGCGTCTGCTCCTCTGTGGACAACTGCCGTCTTTTCATTGGCGGTATCCCCAAGACCAAAAAGCGTGAGGAGATCCTGGAGGAGGTCTCCAAGGTGACGGAAGGCGTGCTAGATGTGATTGTTTATGCCAGCGCCGCAGACAAGATGAAGAATCGTGGCTTTGCCTTTGTAGAGTATGAGTCGCACCGTGCTGCCGCCATGGCCCGTAGGAAACTGATGCCCGGGCGCATTCAGCTATGGGGCCATCAGATTGCCGTGGACtgggcggagccagaaattgaTGTGGATGAAGATGTTATGGAGACAGTGAAGATCCTTTATGTCAGGAATCTTATGATGGAGACCAGCGAGGAAACGATCAAACAG GTGTTTAGCCAATGGAACCCAGGTTGCGTAGAACGAGTGAAGAAAATCCGTGACTACGCCTTTGTTCACTTCACCTTCCGGGACGACGCGGTGCTAGCCATGGACCAACTCAACGGAACAGAGGTTGAGGGTTCCTGCATTGAGGTCACACTCGCCAAGCCGGTCGACAAAGAGCAATACTCTCGCCAGAAGGCATCAAAGGGGGTTTCTGCTGCTCCAGAAGCCACACAGCAGAACTACGTCTACCAGTGTGACCCTTACACGTTGGCCTACTACGGTTATCCCTACAACACCCTCATTGGACCGAACAGGGACTACTTTGTTAAAG CAGGTACTGTGCGAGGTCGTGGTCGTGCCGCCACAGGTAACCGCACCCCTGGTCCCCGGGGGTCGTACCTGGGGGGTTACTCTGCCGGTCGTGGCATCTACAGCCGCTACCACGAGG TGGCACTGCCAACTCTAGCCGGGCAGTACCCGGTGTTCAGTGCGGCGCCTGCTGCCAAGCTGATGGAGGACGGCAAGGTGCACACAATGGAGCACCTTATTAACCCTCTGGCCATGCAGCACCCTGAACACACCACGGCTTCTACtgctgctgccgccgccgccgccgccactgTGCTGCCGGTCTCTACGCCTCCACCTTTTCAG GGTCGTCCCATCACTCCCATCTACGCCATGGCCCACAACATGCCTCgcatcccagcagcagcagcagccggcGGCCTGTACGGTGCGGGATACGTCCCCATCACAAACTACGCGGCCAACACAGCAGCTCTGGCCGCTCTGCAGAAGAATGCGGCGGTGGCAGCCGCGGCGTACGGAGGCTACGCTGGCTACACCGTGCCACAGGCTTTCCCCACTGCAGCCTTCCAGATGCCCATCCACGACATCTACCAGTACTGA
- the rbm47 gene encoding RNA-binding protein 47 isoform X1 — protein sequence MTAEDSASSSAMSNNTAPSKASKSAGASHHSLLAQIPIPEGVAGTPNEAALVALMERTGYSMVQENGQRKYGPPPGWNGPSPQRGCEIFVGKIPRDVYENELVPVFESVGRIYEMRLMMDFDGKNRGYAFVMYTEKHEAKRAVRELNNYEIRPGRLLGVCSSVDNCRLFIGGIPKTKKREEILEEVSKVTEGVLDVIVYASAADKMKNRGFAFVEYESHRAAAMARRKLMPGRIQLWGHQIAVDWAEPEIDVDEDVMETVKILYVRNLMMETSEETIKQVFSQWNPGCVERVKKIRDYAFVHFTFRDDAVLAMDQLNGTEVEGSCIEVTLAKPVDKEQYSRQKASKGVSAAPEATQQNYVYQCDPYTLAYYGYPYNTLIGPNRDYFVKGSSMIQNNAGTVRGRGRAATGNRTPGPRGSYLGGYSAGRGIYSRYHEGKTKQPEKPYELMPSLELAASVNPVAIKAGTMALPTLAGQYPVFSAAPAAKLMEDGKVHTMEHLINPLAMQHPEHTTASTAAAAAAAATVLPVSTPPPFQGRPITPIYAMAHNMPRIPAAAAAGGLYGAGYVPITNYAANTAALAALQKNAAVAAAAYGGYAGYTVPQAFPTAAFQMPIHDIYQY from the exons ATGACAGCCgaagactctgcttcctcttcaGCCATGAGCAACAATACCGCCCCCTCCAAAGCCTCCAAATCCGCCGGTGCTTCCCACCACTCTCTTCTTGCACAGATCCCCATTCCCGAGGGTGTAGCAGGGACCCCCAATGAGGCTGCACTGGTGGCCTTGATGGAGCGCACTGGTTACAGTATGGTCCAGGAAAATGGGCAACGTAAATATGGACCCCCACCTGGTTGGAATGGCCCATCTCCACAGAGGGGATGTGAGATTTTTGTGGGCAAGATACCAAGAGATGTTTATGAGAATGAGCTTGTCCCAGTGTTCGAGTCTGTGGGACGCATCTACGAGATGCGCCTGATGATGGACTTTGACGGGAAGAACCGAGGCTATGCATTTGTGATGTATACTGAGAAACACGAGGCCAAACGGGCTGTGCGAGAGCTCAACAACTACGAGATACGGCCCGGGCGGCTCCTGGGCGTCTGCTCCTCTGTGGACAACTGCCGTCTTTTCATTGGCGGTATCCCCAAGACCAAAAAGCGTGAGGAGATCCTGGAGGAGGTCTCCAAGGTGACGGAAGGCGTGCTAGATGTGATTGTTTATGCCAGCGCCGCAGACAAGATGAAGAATCGTGGCTTTGCCTTTGTAGAGTATGAGTCGCACCGTGCTGCCGCCATGGCCCGTAGGAAACTGATGCCCGGGCGCATTCAGCTATGGGGCCATCAGATTGCCGTGGACtgggcggagccagaaattgaTGTGGATGAAGATGTTATGGAGACAGTGAAGATCCTTTATGTCAGGAATCTTATGATGGAGACCAGCGAGGAAACGATCAAACAG GTGTTTAGCCAATGGAACCCAGGTTGCGTAGAACGAGTGAAGAAAATCCGTGACTACGCCTTTGTTCACTTCACCTTCCGGGACGACGCGGTGCTAGCCATGGACCAACTCAACGGAACAGAGGTTGAGGGTTCCTGCATTGAGGTCACACTCGCCAAGCCGGTCGACAAAGAGCAATACTCTCGCCAGAAGGCATCAAAGGGGGTTTCTGCTGCTCCAGAAGCCACACAGCAGAACTACGTCTACCAGTGTGACCCTTACACGTTGGCCTACTACGGTTATCCCTACAACACCCTCATTGGACCGAACAGGGACTACTTTGTTAAAG GCTCGTCAATGATACAGAACAATG CAGGTACTGTGCGAGGTCGTGGTCGTGCCGCCACAGGTAACCGCACCCCTGGTCCCCGGGGGTCGTACCTGGGGGGTTACTCTGCCGGTCGTGGCATCTACAGCCGCTACCACGAGGGTAAGACCAAGCAGCCCGAAAAGCCTTATGAACTGATGCCCAGTCTGGAGCTGGCTGCCTCCGTCAACCCAGTTGCCATCAAAGCAGGCACAA TGGCACTGCCAACTCTAGCCGGGCAGTACCCGGTGTTCAGTGCGGCGCCTGCTGCCAAGCTGATGGAGGACGGCAAGGTGCACACAATGGAGCACCTTATTAACCCTCTGGCCATGCAGCACCCTGAACACACCACGGCTTCTACtgctgctgccgccgccgccgccgccactgTGCTGCCGGTCTCTACGCCTCCACCTTTTCAG GGTCGTCCCATCACTCCCATCTACGCCATGGCCCACAACATGCCTCgcatcccagcagcagcagcagccggcGGCCTGTACGGTGCGGGATACGTCCCCATCACAAACTACGCGGCCAACACAGCAGCTCTGGCCGCTCTGCAGAAGAATGCGGCGGTGGCAGCCGCGGCGTACGGAGGCTACGCTGGCTACACCGTGCCACAGGCTTTCCCCACTGCAGCCTTCCAGATGCCCATCCACGACATCTACCAGTACTGA
- the rbm47 gene encoding RNA-binding protein 47 isoform X2, with translation MTAEDSASSSAMSNNTAPSKASKSAGASHHSLLAQIPIPEGVAGTPNEAALVALMERTGYSMVQENGQRKYGPPPGWNGPSPQRGCEIFVGKIPRDVYENELVPVFESVGRIYEMRLMMDFDGKNRGYAFVMYTEKHEAKRAVRELNNYEIRPGRLLGVCSSVDNCRLFIGGIPKTKKREEILEEVSKVTEGVLDVIVYASAADKMKNRGFAFVEYESHRAAAMARRKLMPGRIQLWGHQIAVDWAEPEIDVDEDVMETVKILYVRNLMMETSEETIKQVFSQWNPGCVERVKKIRDYAFVHFTFRDDAVLAMDQLNGTEVEGSCIEVTLAKPVDKEQYSRQKASKGVSAAPEATQQNYVYQCDPYTLAYYGYPYNTLIGPNRDYFVKGSSMIQNNGTVRGRGRAATGNRTPGPRGSYLGGYSAGRGIYSRYHEGKTKQPEKPYELMPSLELAASVNPVAIKAGTMALPTLAGQYPVFSAAPAAKLMEDGKVHTMEHLINPLAMQHPEHTTASTAAAAAAAATVLPVSTPPPFQGRPITPIYAMAHNMPRIPAAAAAGGLYGAGYVPITNYAANTAALAALQKNAAVAAAAYGGYAGYTVPQAFPTAAFQMPIHDIYQY, from the exons ATGACAGCCgaagactctgcttcctcttcaGCCATGAGCAACAATACCGCCCCCTCCAAAGCCTCCAAATCCGCCGGTGCTTCCCACCACTCTCTTCTTGCACAGATCCCCATTCCCGAGGGTGTAGCAGGGACCCCCAATGAGGCTGCACTGGTGGCCTTGATGGAGCGCACTGGTTACAGTATGGTCCAGGAAAATGGGCAACGTAAATATGGACCCCCACCTGGTTGGAATGGCCCATCTCCACAGAGGGGATGTGAGATTTTTGTGGGCAAGATACCAAGAGATGTTTATGAGAATGAGCTTGTCCCAGTGTTCGAGTCTGTGGGACGCATCTACGAGATGCGCCTGATGATGGACTTTGACGGGAAGAACCGAGGCTATGCATTTGTGATGTATACTGAGAAACACGAGGCCAAACGGGCTGTGCGAGAGCTCAACAACTACGAGATACGGCCCGGGCGGCTCCTGGGCGTCTGCTCCTCTGTGGACAACTGCCGTCTTTTCATTGGCGGTATCCCCAAGACCAAAAAGCGTGAGGAGATCCTGGAGGAGGTCTCCAAGGTGACGGAAGGCGTGCTAGATGTGATTGTTTATGCCAGCGCCGCAGACAAGATGAAGAATCGTGGCTTTGCCTTTGTAGAGTATGAGTCGCACCGTGCTGCCGCCATGGCCCGTAGGAAACTGATGCCCGGGCGCATTCAGCTATGGGGCCATCAGATTGCCGTGGACtgggcggagccagaaattgaTGTGGATGAAGATGTTATGGAGACAGTGAAGATCCTTTATGTCAGGAATCTTATGATGGAGACCAGCGAGGAAACGATCAAACAG GTGTTTAGCCAATGGAACCCAGGTTGCGTAGAACGAGTGAAGAAAATCCGTGACTACGCCTTTGTTCACTTCACCTTCCGGGACGACGCGGTGCTAGCCATGGACCAACTCAACGGAACAGAGGTTGAGGGTTCCTGCATTGAGGTCACACTCGCCAAGCCGGTCGACAAAGAGCAATACTCTCGCCAGAAGGCATCAAAGGGGGTTTCTGCTGCTCCAGAAGCCACACAGCAGAACTACGTCTACCAGTGTGACCCTTACACGTTGGCCTACTACGGTTATCCCTACAACACCCTCATTGGACCGAACAGGGACTACTTTGTTAAAG GCTCGTCAATGATACAGAACAATG GTACTGTGCGAGGTCGTGGTCGTGCCGCCACAGGTAACCGCACCCCTGGTCCCCGGGGGTCGTACCTGGGGGGTTACTCTGCCGGTCGTGGCATCTACAGCCGCTACCACGAGGGTAAGACCAAGCAGCCCGAAAAGCCTTATGAACTGATGCCCAGTCTGGAGCTGGCTGCCTCCGTCAACCCAGTTGCCATCAAAGCAGGCACAA TGGCACTGCCAACTCTAGCCGGGCAGTACCCGGTGTTCAGTGCGGCGCCTGCTGCCAAGCTGATGGAGGACGGCAAGGTGCACACAATGGAGCACCTTATTAACCCTCTGGCCATGCAGCACCCTGAACACACCACGGCTTCTACtgctgctgccgccgccgccgccgccactgTGCTGCCGGTCTCTACGCCTCCACCTTTTCAG GGTCGTCCCATCACTCCCATCTACGCCATGGCCCACAACATGCCTCgcatcccagcagcagcagcagccggcGGCCTGTACGGTGCGGGATACGTCCCCATCACAAACTACGCGGCCAACACAGCAGCTCTGGCCGCTCTGCAGAAGAATGCGGCGGTGGCAGCCGCGGCGTACGGAGGCTACGCTGGCTACACCGTGCCACAGGCTTTCCCCACTGCAGCCTTCCAGATGCCCATCCACGACATCTACCAGTACTGA
- the rbm47 gene encoding RNA-binding protein 47 isoform X5 codes for MTAEDSASSSAMSNNTAPSKASKSAGASHHSLLAQIPIPEGVAGTPNEAALVALMERTGYSMVQENGQRKYGPPPGWNGPSPQRGCEIFVGKIPRDVYENELVPVFESVGRIYEMRLMMDFDGKNRGYAFVMYTEKHEAKRAVRELNNYEIRPGRLLGVCSSVDNCRLFIGGIPKTKKREEILEEVSKVTEGVLDVIVYASAADKMKNRGFAFVEYESHRAAAMARRKLMPGRIQLWGHQIAVDWAEPEIDVDEDVMETVKILYVRNLMMETSEETIKQVFSQWNPGCVERVKKIRDYAFVHFTFRDDAVLAMDQLNGTEVEGSCIEVTLAKPVDKEQYSRQKASKGVSAAPEATQQNYVYQCDPYTLAYYGYPYNTLIGPNRDYFVKGSSMIQNNAGTVRGRGRAATGNRTPGPRGSYLGGYSAGRGIYSRYHEVALPTLAGQYPVFSAAPAAKLMEDGKVHTMEHLINPLAMQHPEHTTASTAAAAAAAATVLPVSTPPPFQGRPITPIYAMAHNMPRIPAAAAAGGLYGAGYVPITNYAANTAALAALQKNAAVAAAAYGGYAGYTVPQAFPTAAFQMPIHDIYQY; via the exons ATGACAGCCgaagactctgcttcctcttcaGCCATGAGCAACAATACCGCCCCCTCCAAAGCCTCCAAATCCGCCGGTGCTTCCCACCACTCTCTTCTTGCACAGATCCCCATTCCCGAGGGTGTAGCAGGGACCCCCAATGAGGCTGCACTGGTGGCCTTGATGGAGCGCACTGGTTACAGTATGGTCCAGGAAAATGGGCAACGTAAATATGGACCCCCACCTGGTTGGAATGGCCCATCTCCACAGAGGGGATGTGAGATTTTTGTGGGCAAGATACCAAGAGATGTTTATGAGAATGAGCTTGTCCCAGTGTTCGAGTCTGTGGGACGCATCTACGAGATGCGCCTGATGATGGACTTTGACGGGAAGAACCGAGGCTATGCATTTGTGATGTATACTGAGAAACACGAGGCCAAACGGGCTGTGCGAGAGCTCAACAACTACGAGATACGGCCCGGGCGGCTCCTGGGCGTCTGCTCCTCTGTGGACAACTGCCGTCTTTTCATTGGCGGTATCCCCAAGACCAAAAAGCGTGAGGAGATCCTGGAGGAGGTCTCCAAGGTGACGGAAGGCGTGCTAGATGTGATTGTTTATGCCAGCGCCGCAGACAAGATGAAGAATCGTGGCTTTGCCTTTGTAGAGTATGAGTCGCACCGTGCTGCCGCCATGGCCCGTAGGAAACTGATGCCCGGGCGCATTCAGCTATGGGGCCATCAGATTGCCGTGGACtgggcggagccagaaattgaTGTGGATGAAGATGTTATGGAGACAGTGAAGATCCTTTATGTCAGGAATCTTATGATGGAGACCAGCGAGGAAACGATCAAACAG GTGTTTAGCCAATGGAACCCAGGTTGCGTAGAACGAGTGAAGAAAATCCGTGACTACGCCTTTGTTCACTTCACCTTCCGGGACGACGCGGTGCTAGCCATGGACCAACTCAACGGAACAGAGGTTGAGGGTTCCTGCATTGAGGTCACACTCGCCAAGCCGGTCGACAAAGAGCAATACTCTCGCCAGAAGGCATCAAAGGGGGTTTCTGCTGCTCCAGAAGCCACACAGCAGAACTACGTCTACCAGTGTGACCCTTACACGTTGGCCTACTACGGTTATCCCTACAACACCCTCATTGGACCGAACAGGGACTACTTTGTTAAAG GCTCGTCAATGATACAGAACAATG CAGGTACTGTGCGAGGTCGTGGTCGTGCCGCCACAGGTAACCGCACCCCTGGTCCCCGGGGGTCGTACCTGGGGGGTTACTCTGCCGGTCGTGGCATCTACAGCCGCTACCACGAGG TGGCACTGCCAACTCTAGCCGGGCAGTACCCGGTGTTCAGTGCGGCGCCTGCTGCCAAGCTGATGGAGGACGGCAAGGTGCACACAATGGAGCACCTTATTAACCCTCTGGCCATGCAGCACCCTGAACACACCACGGCTTCTACtgctgctgccgccgccgccgccgccactgTGCTGCCGGTCTCTACGCCTCCACCTTTTCAG GGTCGTCCCATCACTCCCATCTACGCCATGGCCCACAACATGCCTCgcatcccagcagcagcagcagccggcGGCCTGTACGGTGCGGGATACGTCCCCATCACAAACTACGCGGCCAACACAGCAGCTCTGGCCGCTCTGCAGAAGAATGCGGCGGTGGCAGCCGCGGCGTACGGAGGCTACGCTGGCTACACCGTGCCACAGGCTTTCCCCACTGCAGCCTTCCAGATGCCCATCCACGACATCTACCAGTACTGA